ACGGGAATGAAAAACAGCGCCTGCGCAACGGTGCGCCATACGGTTACGTCAAAAGGCGTCGCGACATCCGTGAGCAGTTTGGAAAGCGCATCGCCAACGGGTAGCATCGCCATCGCGGCACACATGGCAACCATCCCGCTGCGGTGGTTGCTTGCGGCTGTCGGATATTCCAAGGCTTCAATTTCCTTTACCATTTTAACAACGGCCTAGTGTGGACAACTTCGATCGTCAATCGTCTGCGCTAGGCGTTGGAAAAAGCAATCAGGAAAAAATCATCTTTTCAATTATGCTTTCAGAGATTCCATGATATTTTCCATTGCGTAATAGGAATGATTTTCTATAGAGGTTCATTCTTGATATGCAGTATTTGGATGTATTGAATTGAGGAACACGATGACAAAGATTGATCTTAACAAGCTTTCCTATGCTGAGCTGGAAGAGCTGCAGAAAAACGCGCAAAAAGCGATGCTAGAAGCCAAAAACCGTGATCTAGATGCTGTTATCGAAGCGGCCAAGGATAAAGCCAAGATTCTCGGTGTTTCATGGGATGACGTCGTTAAGAAGCTGATGGCAGCTCCGGCAAAAGGAACCGCAGAAGTGAAGTATCGCCACCCTGAAGATCCATCGTTGACCTGGGCCGGGCGTGGCCGGAAGCCCGTTTGGCTTACCAAAGAGCTGAGTGCGGGAAAAGCACTGAAAGACTTTTCAGTGTAAGCGCGTCCGCAACACCAACCGGACTTCGGGCGCGACCAGATGAAAGGTCAGTGGCTGATCGGTGAATGCTGCTGCTGAATGGCTCAACCGGATACATCTGCAGGACGCGGACGGATATGCCGGCCGGCACGGTAAGCTAGGTGATGGCGTGTCCCGTCTTTCGTGCCTTAACCTTGAACTACGAGACTGGTCGGGCACTCCCGCACTCCTGCTTCGACGAAGTCTCTCGAAGAACTAGTTCTCGGCCAGTAGGTCCTTGCCGCGGCGGGTGTCACACAGACATCGTGCGCTCGCCACGCATGACTAGTGGCCGTCAAACAATGCTCCAACGCGCAACGAACGGGCTCAGGTATCTCGGCTTAACCCACTTTCGGCGGCGCCTTCGCTTCGGGCTCTGCCAGATCGTCATTCCAAGTGATCCGTAGGTCCAGCCTGCAACTCCCCTCCACGCGATCTGCGCGAATGCGAAGATTCAGCAGGCCGTCCGGCTCCAGAACGATCTCGCCATTGCCGTCTTTGAGAGACAATTCACCTTTGCCTATGCCCGCAGTAACCGCCTTCAGCAGCGTACGGATCGTCTTGCGATCCTGAAGGGAATTATGGCGGAACTTGGCGTCAGCTTTCATAGGATCTGGGTCCCTTTCAGCGCGTGGTCCGGATTGAAGTGCTTCGCTTTGGGGTAATCCGCACTTAGTCCGATGACATCCCCACTTGGGAAAATCAATGTTGCACCCGCGCCCGCGCCCTGCAGCCCCTGTCTTTTGCGAGAAGTACGATCAAGCGTGATGTCACCTTCCAGGTGCAGAACTCCTTTTTTCACCAGCAAACGCTGCCCGGAGCTGTTGTTTACATGGCCCTGAACAATCATTTTGACACCAAGATCATGCAGCATCTGCGCACCCGAGGCCGTCAGTTGCTTATCGGTGGTGCGATACTTGGTCCGCGTCAAATTGGCGGCCGACCCGAAATAGAACGCAAGCGGATGCAGATGCGCCCCGTCGCGAAAACGCCGGTTTACCGCCGTCAGGCCTCCCTTCGATAACAGATCGCACATCTCGTCATCGATCCCGGCATGGACGAAAAGAAGAGATCCGGCGCGCGCGACTGCGTCCATCTTCTCAAAGAACCATGAATACGCGCCGTTTGACCTGAAAAACAAATGCTGGCAATGGCTTGCGGCTGCATAAGCAGTGCGAAAGTTCAACTCTGCTTCCGCGAGATCCGTCTCGATCGTCGAGAGCTTTTTCCGTAGCTTCAACATTTCTTTCCGGATGGCGGCGTCCGATAGCAGCCCCTTCGCGGCTACTGGAAACTGCACGAACCAGTCTTCGTCCGGAAGCAGCCGCTGGCGGCATTCCTCGTCGGTCAGCTTTCCAAGATCCATGCCACCGTGACCAACAAACCGAATCCAGATTTCGTGCAGCAGAGGAAATACTTTACGACCCATCCGCGCGAACAGATGCGCGGTCAGCGGCGTTTTCTCCTGCGCAAGCGACAAGGCGATCAACCGCATACGAAGATCGTGATTACCCGCCAGTAAAGTGACATCCGCACCGCTCCGCATCAAAGCGGCCAGAGAATCGAGCATATCCAGATTGCTCGGACCTTTGTCCAGGCAATCTCCTCCGACGATGATGCGCGTGTTGACCCCGAAGCTGGTCAGTCGGAAATCTGTCGGCCCGCTGCCCACCCGGCGCACAACGCCCGCTGCCGCAAGGGACCGCAGAAACCCCATGTAGTCGGCATGCGTGTCCGACAGAAAGACAATCGGGCGGTCAGGCCACTGCCACGGGCCAACCGCATAGGTATGAGATAATACGTTCTCTATTTCCCGCAAAGCCGCGAACGATCCGGGGCCGGAGTGTTCCGAGGCCAGCGGCCAGACCTCGCATTCGCGCGGAACCGACCGGACGAGATCGCTATTATCGAAGATCGGAGGGAGTTCTATCGAACGGGCAGCAGTTGCTTGGCTCAGGTCGCTCAAGGTCTTTCCTTAGTCCAGAACAGGTTCTTCGCGCCGCCGCGGTTTCCATGCCCCGCCGCAGCGAACCCATTTATCGCCGCCAGTGTAACACAGACGTAACGGTCGCGCGTGATACATGCTGTATTGCGCAATTTCCGCTCGGCTCAGGACACCCATCAGATGCGCGGCAT
This DNA window, taken from Qingshengfaniella alkalisoli, encodes the following:
- a CDS encoding H-NS family nucleoid-associated regulatory protein → MTKIDLNKLSYAELEELQKNAQKAMLEAKNRDLDAVIEAAKDKAKILGVSWDDVVKKLMAAPAKGTAEVKYRHPEDPSLTWAGRGRKPVWLTKELSAGKALKDFSV
- a CDS encoding amphi-Trp domain-containing protein; translation: MKADAKFRHNSLQDRKTIRTLLKAVTAGIGKGELSLKDGNGEIVLEPDGLLNLRIRADRVEGSCRLDLRITWNDDLAEPEAKAPPKVG
- a CDS encoding metallophosphoesterase, translating into MSDLSQATAARSIELPPIFDNSDLVRSVPRECEVWPLASEHSGPGSFAALREIENVLSHTYAVGPWQWPDRPIVFLSDTHADYMGFLRSLAAAGVVRRVGSGPTDFRLTSFGVNTRIIVGGDCLDKGPSNLDMLDSLAALMRSGADVTLLAGNHDLRMRLIALSLAQEKTPLTAHLFARMGRKVFPLLHEIWIRFVGHGGMDLGKLTDEECRQRLLPDEDWFVQFPVAAKGLLSDAAIRKEMLKLRKKLSTIETDLAEAELNFRTAYAAASHCQHLFFRSNGAYSWFFEKMDAVARAGSLLFVHAGIDDEMCDLLSKGGLTAVNRRFRDGAHLHPLAFYFGSAANLTRTKYRTTDKQLTASGAQMLHDLGVKMIVQGHVNNSSGQRLLVKKGVLHLEGDITLDRTSRKRQGLQGAGAGATLIFPSGDVIGLSADYPKAKHFNPDHALKGTQIL